In Solanum lycopersicum chromosome 3, SLM_r2.1, the genomic stretch gatcacaaagagatccagatatggcttaaaaatctcgttcgtcacgctcatgaaagcagcagggacatcgtaagaccaaaagacatcactacaaattcgtaatgcccatacctggtccgaaaagcagtctttggcacatccgttgcccgtattttcaattgatgataatcggatctcaagtcaatcttagagaagacacaagcaccttgtaactgatcgaacaagtcatcaatgcgaggaatgggatacttgttcttaatagttaccttgttcaactgccggtagtctatgcacatccgaaaactcccatccttcttcttcacaaataacaccggagcaccccaaggatatgcacttggtctaatgaatcctttgcttagcaactcttgaagttgggtttttaactctcttaactcagcgggagccatcctataagggggtatagaaatggggcgagtacccggttcaagatcaatacagaagtcaatatctctatccgatggcataccaggaaggtctgcaggaaacatatctaaaaactcacggactatcgaaaccgactcaattggaggtacttgggtagtatcatccctgagatgtgccaagaacgcttaacaacccttactaactaTTTTCTTAGCaagaagaaaggagacgatacgaaccagattggaagtgtagtccctctcccacactaacggatctgtcccaggcttggctaacgtcacagttttagcattacaatccaagattgcaaaatttggagaaagccaagtcatacccagaattacatcgaagtcaaccatttctaagataaccaagtctacatgagtattgctccccacaaacgttacaagacaagacctatacaccttttcaactatcacagactcacccaccggagtagaaacacgaataggcatgtcaaacaattcacaatgtaaattaagaccagtagcaaatgaagacgatacatatgaaaatgtggagccagggtcaaataatacagaatccatacaatcacaaaccaaaagattacctgtgataacaacatctgatgtctccgcttccgatcgcccagggaaagcgtaacaatgggccctatcacctgtttgcccgttgcccctatCATGTTGCGTTGCAGTAGTtctagtttgcccgtcaccccggccgttttggtgatcacccttacctcggccaccacgtcctccagaataacggcctctaccatgactacctctacctctagctattgggggtctataactctgttttagacaattcctcctaatatgttcagtctccccacatccataacactctctggagtcaagcataggtctctcagagaagtgttgaccggtctgaggtggaccccaaactatagtctgtagtgaagactgaattggtcggactgagtaacctcctgaaccctgtcctctagagtaagaaccattaaactcacctccctttcaaaacctttttgatgtcgatgccatggtgaagtcatctggcttcactccttccacctctatcgcgaagtctaccacttcttgaaaggattttgccgtagccgctacctgtaaggctgaaattcgcaattctgacctcaaccccttcacaaaacggcgaatccgctcttgtggactgaaacaaagttgggtggcatacctggatgatgcacgaaacttagcctcatatgcagtaaccgacatcctaccttgctctaggctcaagaactcatctcttttcctatccctcaaggttcgggggatatacttctccataaacaagctagagaatgatgcccaagtcataggtggtgcctctgttggttgacactcaacatgtgaccgccaccacattttggcgttcccttgaaactgattagtcacaaactcaacaccaaaccgttctactatacccatcttgtgtagtagctcatgacagtcaaccagaaaatcataggcatcctcagattcaacacccttgaagattggaggtttcaatttcaagaacttactgaaaagttcatgctgatcatttgtcattataggccctgtagtcagacgaggaaacgtgcctatttccaatgaggcatccatgcggggagccacagtagctgcatgttgtaccttcggaacctgaggtgctggtgcagaaaacactggaggtgtttgaccttgatcagataacccactaagataaacaagaacctgatttatcatctctggggtaggttggggtggtagttctTCATTCTACACttgctcagtttccccttcctcaccatgtcttactacttcctcagtcggtggaggagtcaccgccctagtactagatgggacgGACGTTTGTCCTCTTTCCCTaaaggacgtcctcccacgacctctaccacggcctcttgccactgctcttcctcgagctacagccccagtggctggctcagacgcttcttgtcttgccggtgttggtgttggcgcagtcgttgctctagttctaaccatctgcgaaatagagtgaagatggtcagataccaatttgtatcacctagataccaattggatccaagtaatagcacgaaagaaagaaaaagagaatggaattttcctaaagtcttatagcctctcaaagaaaagtaaaggcatccccctaccgttccttaagactctactagactcgttcttgtgtgatgagaccaacaaacctaatgctctgataccaagtttgtcacgacccaaatcgggccgcgattggcacccacatttatcctcttatgtgagcggaccaaccaatctaaaccccaacatttcaaacataataaatagaaaaacaatgcggaagacttaaaactcattaacaaaatcaataatcaacttctaaaactcaaacttatcattattctcaaaatctggaagtcatcatcacaagaacatctatcctcaaattactaaagctaagagtatctaagaagctagaataagtaaaaagctagtcaatgccgaaagttcaaggcatcaagacatgaagaggaagatccagtccaagctagaagcattagctcaccctgaaatccggtgtaatgaagactggctagagttgcggttgagttgaagatgacggcacgtttgctgcactccacaaataacaaagaaaaacaattacaagtaggggtcagtacaaccacaagtactgagtagatatcatcggccaactcaaaatagaaaacagtatatatcagataatatcataaaatcaactacaatactcaacaggcggcatttacaattaccataacccttggtcacaacaccaagctcatcaatgaggactcacgcctccccatcatactcatttgggaaataggttcattaaattgagtatattgacatctttcaagattcattatctttatttctcttgtgtcggtgcgtgacactccgctcccctactactatgtgtcagaacgtggcactccgatcccctaattctacgtgtcggttcgtgacacccgatcccctaatactacgtgtcggttcgtgacacccgctccactaatctcattctattaattcatccagccttcttttataccaaggcatcatcaatctacCTCCACTAATTCTCATAAAATtagagacctcacgaggtcttAACTGGAGAACAAGTTTGGGAGAGGGTTCAAAGCTTTCCAATTCCACTTTTCTTTCTACCCCTAAGAAAAAAGTTAACACTAGAACTAACTTATTTTCAAAGAACTAGtttgttcaaaaaatttacCTGGAGTCAAAGGGTTGGGAACGTCGACCACTGTTGCTGCTGCACGACTCGGCGGAGATGGAGGCGGCGCGACCTCCACCTGCTGAGGCCCGACTGCAAATGGCGCGCAGAGATGGAGCTGGCGGCGAAGAGAGGAGATGGAGAATGGAGAAGACGACGGAGGAGATGGAGAATGGAGAAGACGACGGCggagatgaagatgaagaagatgacGGCGGAGAGAGGAGATGGAGAATGCTGGTAGAGAGGAATGATGAGAGAGAGAGGGACGATGACAGAGAGAGAGGGACGATGAGAAAGAGAAAGGGAAGAAGGAGATAGCTATTTTTGgctagggttttttttttgtttaagagATCTCATGAGATCTCTCATTTTTTAACTctttcattaaattaaattattatttttaatttagcaAGTAcagacctcgtgaggtctctaattttatgagaattagattaaaaatttaaaaatttgaaataagtcaggtataggaaaaaataaattcattaaattgacctcacgaggtctctcctatattaaaaaaaaattaaaagatattaattcaaatagcgacctcatgaggtctcttattATAGACCTATTTTTGAGGTCTCCTTTTCTAGGTCTCTTTTTGgcctttttttagtagtgaaaGAAACGTTACTTATTTAAAAGTCTAGCAGTTTTTTGACACTATCaaatttgaattgaaatttgCAATGTATGAATGTATCAACTTTCCAATCAAGTTGTAATGTGTCTGAATTAGCTAGTTTTATTAGTTATAAATATTGCTTCTTTTGCTATAAAGAGGAGTATTGGTAGAGATAATAATGAGAAAGTGATATTATATAGAATtgggtaaaataaaataatgtgattGCCCCTTTTAAGATAGACTTGAATTTTTTGACACTATTCAAATTCGCAGTCCAAAAAAGGTCGACAAAATTGCATCTGAACTATCTTATattctttgttatatttttgaattaaaaagactcttcattattattttaaaagatcaTAAATATCATCAAGATTTAATAAGAATGATTTAGCAAATAACACGACACTAATTTCGCCATCTATTGACTAGATACCCACTAAAATAAGGGTCTTTAATTTGACCAAATTTATGACCCAACCCTAACCCGTTCATACTAGACCCGACGCACAAAGATTAAGAGGCAAATAtcatctttttatcatattttcacCATTCGATTTAATGGATTCTCAATTTAGAATGACTCTATTTATTCTTCTCACAAACACATATTGCTTAGAGGTGTCAAGTGAACGGGTTGAGTTGGAATTGATAATGTTAAAATGGGCTGAAGTAGAAATTAGGTTGGGTCCTAACTTAGCCAAGTTTTCTTTCACTCAAATGGACTTTAAAATGGGCTAGGTCTTGACCCGCTCAATTTGACATGtttaatttcaataaatttaatatatagttatttaagttttaaatttcaactcaagattttctttaaaaaaaaagaagaagttacAAATGATAGATAAATCCTAGGAGATATAAAATAGATAGCAATTTATATCTTCAATATTAGCACATacattaaaaaatcttaaaacgagttaaaatttaaaattaaattaggttTAATTGAACATTCTCTTAAAATTAGTTAAGTCTTGAATGAGTTAAACTTATaccaaattcaaattatcttgaatttaatttttaaaattctaaacGTATTTGACAGATTACTCGTAATTGGTCTCATTTTTGACATCCCAACAAAACAAATACTACTACAGAGCGATatcaatgtcacgacccaaaacgagtcgtgagtgacaaccaacacatctaaaaccccaacatataccaatagttcaactataaataatatcaataatgcggaagctccaaaagatactaagcaaccaatttaaataagtttctaaggtttaatacttatcatcccaaaatctgatagtcatcacatcaaggacatctaatctccaatactaagcctaagaatatcgaatacactaaaataaagaataaaatggtatgtgtccgaaagcATAGGACATCATGTtatgaccgagagaatccaacacgagctagaaataatagctcaccctgaactctgatgtgctggagactggctagagctgagggcgagtcgaagtcgatggtacacttgctgcactccacaaaataacaaagaagaaaatacaagtagagGTCAGTACAatgaacacgtactgagtaggtatcatcggccaactcaaaatagaaatcaatatatattgaataataatataaaatcaactacaatacttaacaggtggcaagcaacaaacacatgaaccattgacaacaacaccataacaggtacaccatcaatcagcaaatcaaacacacctatgaggactcatgcctccacaccatactcatttgaaaGATAGGTTCTTTGAGGTTGAGTATATTAAGTCACTTCAAGATTCccttcctttaatgttattatgtcggaacgtgacactccgatcccatataccgtgtcgaaacgtgacactccgatcccttaatatcgtgtcggaacgtgacactccgatccaattatcttataattttatttcatcaagccttctttattcaaggcgtacttttaatagagagggttcaagattagaaattcaacagtctcataattttaggccaaccacaaaccacacaatcaaaacatacagccacacaatcaagtaaataggagactttacaatatcactcaatacatatcaatcgctatttagagtttatctatcaaataaaattaaaccataacctacctccaccgaagaaccgaagtcaagcaactacttctccaatgcctttccttttcttattgcctccgaacccttccaatctatcaagtatataatatacataaggTGTAAGTTAACAAGACCATAAACACTCCGATTATTCTGTGTCTAGCCTATACTCATCAAttcacctaattctataatcaatttcctaaatTTTAAACTTAAGGTAAGTTCTATTTCCTCTCATTAGCATAACTTTAATGTAATTCATATAATATACTAcaccttatatttaattacctatctcaatatatcaaaatataatctataatataataacaacattaaaatttttaaaagttaaagccACTGGTTAAGGTACCAGTGGCAGCGAACACTTCACAATATACCCACCCCTTTATATTCCAattcttaaaaatgaaattcagTTATTTTCTTGCAGCTTCATCGATCCAGCTTCTAACACAAGGCGAACCTACCTTGGATTATTTTCCATTAACTTCACGTGAGAACAGGGAGGAAATATGTACCTACGAATTCGCATGaaaattgtatcaattttttctttgttctaaaatttaaattggCAGAACATTTAAACCTTTACATTGTCATACCTTACACCTTCTTTTAATTAATCATCACAATATAACAATTTTTCCAATCCCAACATGCTGCTCCCTcttctctattttattattttattttacaaaacaaACATTTCCAtccaattttataatattaatcaaAAGAGACCAATAATTAATCTACAGAAATCTAACTCCTTAGATTCAAAACAGAACTCCCGTTCTTCCCTTTCTAATTAACAATATATTAGGCTGCTAGTAATATTACTCTCTATTAGAAATCACCATTACATgtaacaaaagaataaaaatttcaagaacCTTAATTCATAACACACTAAagtcaattttcttttatgtaaCATGTAACTGCTGCTAAAATGTTGCAGGCAGCAACATCATACAGCCGCCACGTAGTCACAATTTGCCCATATCCCCCTTTTCCCATTTAATTAGTAT encodes the following:
- the LOC104646378 gene encoding uncharacterized protein; amino-acid sequence: MINQVLVYLSGLSDQGQTPPVFSAPAPQVPKVQHAATVAPRMDASLEIGTFPRLTTGPIMTNDQHELFSKFLKLKPPIFKGVESEDAYDFLVDCHELLHKMGIVERFGVEFVTNQFQGNAKMWWRSHVECQPTEAPPMTWASFSSLFMEKYIPRTLRDRKRDEFLSLEQGRMSVTAYEAKFRASSRYATQLCFSPQERIRRFVKGLRSELRISALQVAATAKSFQEVVDFAIEVEGVKPDDFTMASTSKRF